Below is a window of Haloterrigena alkaliphila DNA.
GGGAGTTCGATCGTCGTCGGCTTCGGTCTGTACCGGCTGCTCGCGGCGGTCATCGGCGGGTGAACCACCGGACGAGGGGTGAGCAATGAGCAACCGGGTGAGAGGTGAGCAACCGGGGCAAGAGCCGACGTCGAGCCGCTCGAGGCGCAGCGCCTCACTCGAGGACCGTCACCGGCTCGTCGGTCCGTTCGACGACCGTGGCGGCGATTCCCCGACCGAGGATTCGTCGGACGAACCCGCTCGTGTCGGTTCCGTGGCCGTACATGACGACGTGATCGACGCCTTCGGTGCTCGCGTACTGCGGGATGACGGTTCCGGGCCGTCCGTCGGCGGTCTCGACCCGGATCCGCTCCGTCGCCGTCGGATCCGCGACCGACTCGAGCAGGTCCGTTGCGCTGGCTCTCGCCCGTGCAGTCCGCTCCTCGCTTCGCTCGAGGACGCCGCCCTCGCTGAGCGGCGCGTCCAGCGGCGTCACGACCGCCAGCAGGGTGACGTCGGCGTCGGGAAACGTCTCGAGGGCGTAGGCCAATGCCTCGTCCTCCCGCGGGCGGCCGAGCGTGGGGACGAGGACGCGATCTGGATCGACCATAGCTACGAGTTCGGTCGCCACGCCCATCGGTCTATCGCCGCGCGGGCTCGAGTCGCGACGGGCTGCCAAGACGACAGTTTAAACCCCGGGACGCGCCAAGGACGGACAATGAATATCGAGGAGCTGTCGGGGCTCCCGCCCGGCGCGACCGACCACTTTCGGGCGGAGGGAATCGAGGAGCTCTACCCGCCCCAGGCCGACGCGGTCGAGGCCGGCGCGACCGACGGGGAGAACCTCGTCGCGGCCGTCCCCACCGCCAGCGGGAAGACGATGATCGCCGCGCTCTCGATGCTGTCGGCGATCCAGCGGGGCGGAAAAGCCCTCTACATCGTTCCCCTGCGAGCGCTGGCCAGCGAGAAAAAGGAGGAGTTCGAGGCCTACGAGAAGTTCGGCGTCACGGTCGGCGTCACGACCGGCAACTACGAGAGCACCGACGACTGGCTCGCGACGAAGGATATCATCGTGGCGACCAGCGAAAAGGTCGACTCGCTCGTGCGCAACGGCGCCGACTGGCTCTCCGATCTGACCTGCGTCGTCAGCGACGAGGTCCACCTCATCGACGACCGCAACCGGGGGCCGACCCTCGAGGTCACCCTCGCGAAACTCCGGAAGCTCAACCCCGGCATGCAGGTCGTCGCGCTCTCGGCGACGGTCGGCAACGCCGGCGAGATCGCCGACTGGCTCGACGCCGCGCTCGTCGACACCGACTGGCGCCCCATCGACCTGCGAATGGGCGTCCACTACGGGAACGCGCTGAACTTCGACGACGGCTCGACCCGCGAGGTGCCCGTCGAGGGATCGGAGAAGCAGGAGGCCGGGCTCGTCCGCGACATCCTGCAGGAGGGCGGCTCCTCGCTCGTCTTCGTCAACTCCCGCCGAAACGCGGAGGCCGCCGCGAGTCGGCTGGGGCAGGTCTCGAGTCGCGAACTCACCGACGACGAACGCGCGGAACTGGCCGCCCTCGCCGACGACATTCGCGACGACAGCGACACCGAGACCAGCGCGGATCTGGCCGACTGCGTCGAGCGCGGTGCGGCCTTCCACCACGCCGGCCTCTCGAGCACCCAGCGCTCGATCGTCGAGGACGCCTTTCGCGACCGCCTGCTGAAGGTCATCTCGGCGACGCCGACGCTCGCGGCCGGCGTCAACACGCCAGCCCGGCGCGTCATCGTCCGCGACTGGCGGCGCTTCGACCCCAGCGCGGGCGGGATGGCCCCGCTGGACGTCCTCGAGGTCCACCAGATGATGGGCCGGGCCGGCCGACCCGGCCTCGACCCCTACGGCGAGGCCGTCCTGCTCGCGAAGAGCCACGACGAGAGCGAGGAGCTGTTCGACCGCTACGTCTGGGCCGACCCGGAGCCCGTCCGCTCGAAACTGGCGGCCGAACCCGCACTCAGAACCCACGTGCTCGCGACCATCGCCTCCGGCTTCGCCCGCACGCGCGGCGGCCTCCTCGAGTTCCTCGAGGCCACCCTCTACGCGAGCCAGTCGACCGAGGCGGGCCGACTCGAGTCCGTGACCGACGACGTGCTGGACTACCTCGAGCGGAACGACTTCATCGAGCGCGAGCGAGGCGACGTAACCGAGGAGGAGGAAGACGACGACGGCGCGTTCACCTCCGCGGCCGACCTCGCCGAACAGCAGGCCGCGACGCGCGAGGAGACTCTCGAGGCCACCAGCCTCGGCCACACCGTCTCGCGGCTCTACCTCGATCCGATGAGCGCCGCCGAAATCGTCCACGGGCTCGAGCGCGCCGACGAGCGTCCGACCGCGCTCGGCCTCTATCAGCTGGTCTCGCGGACGCCCGATATGTACGAACTCTACCTGCGCTCCGGGGAGGACGAGAAGTTCGGCGAACTCTTCTACGAGCGCGAGGCCGAACTGCTCGGCGACGCCCCCGGCGAGTTCGAGGAGGACCGCTTCGAGGACTGGCTGGCCGCGCTGAAGACGGGCAAACTGCTCGAGGACTGGGCCGACGAGACCGACGAGGAGACGATCACCGACCGGTACAAGATCGGGCCCGGCGACCTCCGCGGGAAGGTCGACACCGCCGAGTGGCTGCTGGGCGCGGCGGAGTCGCTGGCGAGCGAGATCGGCAGCGAGTGGACCGTCGCCGTCCGCGAGGCCCGCGCCCGCGTCGAAC
It encodes the following:
- a CDS encoding universal stress protein; the protein is MVDPDRVLVPTLGRPREDEALAYALETFPDADVTLLAVVTPLDAPLSEGGVLERSEERTARARASATDLLESVADPTATERIRVETADGRPGTVIPQYASTEGVDHVVMYGHGTDTSGFVRRILGRGIAATVVERTDEPVTVLE
- a CDS encoding ATP-dependent DNA helicase, with protein sequence MNIEELSGLPPGATDHFRAEGIEELYPPQADAVEAGATDGENLVAAVPTASGKTMIAALSMLSAIQRGGKALYIVPLRALASEKKEEFEAYEKFGVTVGVTTGNYESTDDWLATKDIIVATSEKVDSLVRNGADWLSDLTCVVSDEVHLIDDRNRGPTLEVTLAKLRKLNPGMQVVALSATVGNAGEIADWLDAALVDTDWRPIDLRMGVHYGNALNFDDGSTREVPVEGSEKQEAGLVRDILQEGGSSLVFVNSRRNAEAAASRLGQVSSRELTDDERAELAALADDIRDDSDTETSADLADCVERGAAFHHAGLSSTQRSIVEDAFRDRLLKVISATPTLAAGVNTPARRVIVRDWRRFDPSAGGMAPLDVLEVHQMMGRAGRPGLDPYGEAVLLAKSHDESEELFDRYVWADPEPVRSKLAAEPALRTHVLATIASGFARTRGGLLEFLEATLYASQSTEAGRLESVTDDVLDYLERNDFIERERGDVTEEEEDDDGAFTSAADLAEQQAATREETLEATSLGHTVSRLYLDPMSAAEIVHGLERADERPTALGLYQLVSRTPDMYELYLRSGEDEKFGELFYEREAELLGDAPGEFEEDRFEDWLAALKTGKLLEDWADETDEETITDRYKIGPGDLRGKVDTAEWLLGAAESLASEIGSEWTVAVREARARVEHGVGEELLELVSVGGVGRKRARRLYERGIEEPADLRSADKSVILGALKGKKTAENILENAGREDPSMDGVEAAEGDADAGAVTTASSEAGETDDADDGQSSLGDF